The Lactuca sativa cultivar Salinas chromosome 2, Lsat_Salinas_v11, whole genome shotgun sequence genome includes a window with the following:
- the LOC111886609 gene encoding F-box protein PP2-B10, which yields MSPFIPHTPTFIQPLISEVFSQLKVDMEDFFESLPEGFIAEALALTSPRDVSRLSSVNSVFRSAAQWDSVWESFTPPEYLTETADGGAVGSKKEVYLRLCDHPIIIEEGSKSFWLDKSSGKKCYMLAARQLSIASSDSPNCWIWTQTPESRFKEVAELISVSLLEIIGKINTSIFSPDTTYVALLVFKTTSKAYGFEYQPVEVCIGFHGDRSQTRLVYLDPEAGRRRGLRSRRRIGIFSKGAFANWDVVPPPSKENGPKQRDDGWFEIEIGEYFNGGGDAAELELRVAEVNGGNWKTGLVIQGIEFRPKKS from the exons ATGTCTCCATTTATACCCCACACACCCACATTTATACAACCACTCATTTCTGAAGTTTTTTCACAACTGAAAGTAGATATGGAGGATTTTTTCGAGTCTTTGCCGGAAGGTTTCATAGCAGAAGCATTAGCACTCACCAGCCCTCGAGATGTTTCCCGTTTGTCCTCCGTCAATTCCGTTTTCCGGTCGGCGGCACAGTGGGATAGCGTTTGGGAGAGTTTCACACCGCCGGAGTACCTGACGGAGACGGCGGACGGTGGTGCAGTCGGATCGAAGAAGGAGGTGTATCTACGTCTCTGTGATCATCCAATCATTATAGAGGAAGGAAGCAAG AGTTTCTGGTTGGATAAAAGCAGCGGGAAGAAATGTTACATGTTAGCCGCGAGACAACTGTCAATTGCATCTTCCGATTCTCCAAATTGTTGGATATGGACACAAACACCAGAATCAAG ATTCAAAGAGGTAGCAGAACTTATCAGTGTGAGTTTACTTGAAATCATCGGCAAAATCAATACTTCAATCTTCTCCCCTGATACAACATACGTTGCTCTTCTTGTGttcaaaacaacatcgaaagcTTATGGGTTTGAGTACCAACCGGTGGAGGTGTGTATTGGTTTTCACGGCGACCGGAGTCAAACCCGGTTGGTGTATCTCGACCCTGAAGCAGGGCGGAGGCGAGGACTCCGATCAAGGAGGCGGATTGGGATATTTAGCAAAGGGGCATTCGCGAATTGGGATGTTGTGCCTCCCCCTTCTAAAGAGAATGGTCCGAAACAAAGAGACGATGGGTGGTTTGAGATTGAGATCGGAGAATACTTTAATGGCGGTGGTGATGCGGCGGAACTGGAGCTGCGTGTGGCGGAGGTGAACGGAGGGAATTGGAAGACTGGGCTTGTTATTCAAGGTATCGAGTTTAGGCCTAAAAAGTCGTAA
- the LOC111886414 gene encoding uncharacterized protein LOC111886414, with translation MEREVRRGDPLSPFLFIIEVEGLHIAFESAKEKGIFKGIQLPHRDPVIFHLQYANDVIFMGSWATENTKNLIRILRCFELSSGLKINMSKSKLYGFGVQNCELELVARSFNHSIGSLPFTYLGLPVGASMARVTHWKPIIEKFQAKLSRWKASTLLFGGRLTLCKVVLSSLGSFYFSIYMAPIKVIKSLERIQMMFFWGGCLESRKMAWIAWDKILAAKEKGGLGVGSLKAQNLALLGKWWWRFRKQPDSIWALVIKAIHGPNGGVSRPMATKRRSGCWVQLHACQYR, from the coding sequence ATGGAGCGCGAGGTTCGGCGGGGTGATCCATTATCCCCGTTCTTGTTCATTATTGAAGTTGAAGGACTTCACATTGCTTTTGAATCGGCGAAAGAAAAGGGCATATTTAAAGGTATCCAACTCCCCCACCGTGATCCAGTAATCTTTCACCTTCAATACGCTAATGACGTAATATTTATGGGATCATGGGCAACGGAAAATACGAAAAACCTGATCAGAATTCTAAGATGTTTTGAACTGTCATCGGGACTCAAGATTAATATGTCAAAAAGTAAATTATATGGGTTTGGTGTTCAGAACTGTGAGCTGGAACTTGTGGCCCGTAGTTTCAACCATTCGATTGGTTCTCTCCCTTTTACCTACTTAGGTCTCCCTGTTGGCGCTTCTATGGCTAGAGTCACCCACTGGAAACCTATCATCGAAAAATTCCAGGCAAAACTATCCAGATGGAAAGCCTCCACCTTGTTGTTTGGGGGTAGATTGACCTTATGCAAAGTAGTACTAAGTAGCCTTGGCTCGTTTTACTTCTCTATATATATGGCTCCTATAAAGGTGATTAAAAGTCTTGAAAGAATTCAGATGATGTTTTTTTGGGGAGGCTGCCTGGAATCAAGGAAAATGGCCTGGATTGCTTGGGATAAGATCCTCGCAGCTAAAGAAAAAGGTGGGCTCGGTGTTGGTAGTTTAAAGGCGCAAAATCTTGCTCTCTTGGGAAAATGGTGGTGGCGTTTCAGAAAACAGCCTGACAGCATATGGGCTTTGGTGATTAAAgccattcatggacctaatggaGGCGTTTCTCGACCTATGGCTACAAAAAGAAGAAGTGGTTGCTGGGTTCAATTGCATGCCTGCCAATATCGTTAG